The genome window TGCGACCGCACGGCAGTCTCGGCGCCTTGACGCCAGCCGAGTTCGCAGCGTTAAAAAGACGGGAAACGCAACCGCCCGAGGAGGGCGAAAAAACCGGCGGACTCTACTTATGATTGGCGGGAAATTGGGGAGCAGGCCAAAAGTTCAGCGGACCCGATTTCCCTTCTCGGGAAAAGCCATACATTCAAGGATCTTGGGCCGGCAGAGGGGCGAGCCTGCCGGTATTTTGCGCTCGCTGTGATTCCGTTTGGAAACTCGGATATTCAAACCGCTGTAGATCGAGCGTTGCAAGCAACAGGCGGAGACGCCTTGGTCAATGTTGCAACGTCCACCAGTCTGTATGGATTCGTTCCAATTTATAACGTGTTTAGTTTCACCTGCACAACGGTAAAGGGAACGGCAGTGAAGTTAGAGTAACGCAGGGCGCCCTGGTCCGCGGTGCAGGCGGCGGACCGCCGATGACCTGTTAGAATCGCATCATGCCACGGCCGAAATGTCCGCCGATAGCCGCCGACATAATCACGGAGATCGGCGACAAAGTCGTCTTGATCGAGCGCAGGAATTTTCCACCAGGGTGGGCAATTCCCGGCGGATTCGTCGATTTTGGCGAGACCGTCGAGGACGCGGCGATTCGCGAGGCACGCGAGGAGATCTCGCTCGAAGTCGCGATTCGCGCGCTGCTGGGCGTGTATTCGCGGCCCGATCGGGATCCGCGCGGCCAGACGATCACGGTGGTGTATGTCGCGCGCGCATCGGGCACGCCGCGCGGCGCCGATGACGCGAAGAACGCCCGGCTCTGCGATCCGCGCAATCCGCCCACTCCGCTCGCGTTCGATCACGCGGAGATTCTCGCCGACTACGTGCGTTGGCTCGACACAGGCGAATTTCCCGCTCCGTGGAGCACGCACTGCGGCTAGGACGCCAGCCGCCTGGTTTCATCGCGAGGTGAATCCATTTTCACCCGCGCCCGGAAGATCAGCGCGGCGGAGAGGTACGCAGCCAACAGCACCGGAAATCCAGGATGCGGCGCCGCCTTGATCAGGGCGGTCGCAATGCAGCCAGCGAGCATCGCGGCGCCGGCAATCAACGCGATCTGCCGGGCTGCTTCGCGCGACTGGAAACCATCCCACGCGGCGAGCATCCCGAACCAGTACGCGGGCAGCAGCAGCAGGGTCTCGGGGATCCACGCAAGCGGCGACATCAGAAGCGCAAGCGCGATCCACAGTCCGAAGATGAGGCCGTCGAGGTCGGCGCGTTCGCGGCTGGTTATCGTGGCCGCCGCGGCGATTGCGAGCAGCGCGAGGTCGATCAGCGCGGTAATTGCGACGACGGCGACGAACGGCGCCGCGATGATCGTCGTGCCCGCGAAGTGCGCGACGATTTTTCGCACGAAAGGCAGCACAGTAAGTTCAGCACGACCCACGATGTGATACGAAACGGGCAGTTCCAGCGTCACGAGCTCAGACCAGCGGAAAGGATTTGTCAGCAGCACGCCCGCGGCAAAGAAGCCGATCGTCCAGCCCAGCGCACGCCAACGGCGGCCAAACAAAAAGTATCCTGCCGCTCCCGCGGGATAGAGCTTGAGCAATGCCGCGAGCGCCAGACACAGTCCCGCTGCCGCCGGGCGCTCGCGGCGCGCGCACAACCATGATGCGGACAACAGCGCCAGCAGCATCGGCGTGACCTGGGCGGCGACCAGCGCGCCCGCGAACTGTCGCGACAGCATCACCAGCGAAAGCACGATGATCGTCGGCGCTGCGCCGAGCGGAGGAGCGTTCGCGCGCGCCAGCATCAGCACGGCGCCCACCAGGCACAGCATCTGCGCGGCCTCCCAGATCCAGAATGCGGTTTTCTGATCGAGCCGGGCCAGCGGAGAAAATACCTCGACGAAAAACGGCGTGTAATTGCAATAGTGCGGACGCGACAGGCCGGGTCGCAAATCGATCTTTTTACTCTGCACCACCCACGGGTCGCCGCCGCTCGAATAATCGGTCCACCAGCCGTAGAAGATGGCGAAATCGACGTCGTCGTAACGGTGCGCGACCGCGCGGATGCGTTGGGCGAATGAGAGCGCCGCGGCGATCGCGAGGATCGCCGCGCCAACCCTGATAATCAGAAGCCGCGGCTTGGAGTTGTGCGAACCCGCCCGCTCGGCCATCGCTGCTAGCGCTTGAGCTTCACGACGGCGCCTTCGATGCGATCGAATGCCCGGTTCAGATTCTCGATCGAAGTGGCATACGAAATCCTGACGTGATCCGGTGCGCCGAAGTCATTGCCGCCGACCAGCGAAACGTGCGCCTGGTCGAGCAAAAACGCCGCGAGCCCGTCGCCATCGACGATTTCATTGTCGCCAAAGCGGCTGCCGAGCAACTCCGATACGTTGGGGAAAACGTAAAACGCGCCCTGCGGTACGTTGGGCAGCTTGAAGCCCGGGATGCGCCGCACGCGCTCGACCACCAGCGCGTTGCGTTTGCGGAACGCCTCGAGCATCGGTTTGAGTTCGTCCTGCGGGCCGGTCAGCGCCTCGATCGCGGCAGCTTGCGTGATGGAATTGGGATTGCCGCTGTTCTGGCTCTGCAAGCGTCCGGCAGCAGCGATCGCTTCCTTCGGCCCGGCCGCAAATCCGATTCGCCACCCCGTCATCGCGTAGGTTTTCGACAGCGAGTTGAATACGATGCCCCGGGACTTGAGCCGCGGCTCGAGATGGAACAGGTGCGGCGCGAGTCCGTCGTAAACGATGTGCTCGTAAACGTCGTCGGACATCACCCAGATGCCGGTGTCGAGCAGCACCCTGGCGATGGCAGTGAGCTGTTCGGGCCCGTACACGGCGCCGGTTGGATTCGACGGCGAGTTGAGGATGATGCCGCGCGTGCGCGGGGTAATCGCGCGGCGCAAAGCCTCGGGCTCGAGCAGGAAGCCGGAATGTTCGGGGCACGGCACGAACCTGGACTCGGCGCCCGCCAGCGAGACCATCGCGGCGAAACTCACCCACGCCGGGGTCGGGATGATCACCTCATCGCCTTCGTCGAACAACGCGGCGATCACGTTGGCCTCGGCCTGCTTGCATCCGGCCGACGCGATTATCTCGCCCGGCTCGTAGTCGAGGTTATTGTCGCGCTTGAGCTTGAGCTTGATCGCATTTTTGAGCGCCGCGGTTCCGCTCACCGGCGTGTACTTGGTTTGGCCCGCGGCGAGCGCTTTGCGGGCGGCCTCTTTGATGCGCTCGGGGGTGTCGAAGTCGGGCTCGCCGGCGCCCAGCGAGATGACGTCGATTCCGGCGAGCTTCATTTCGGTGGCGCGGGCGTCGGCCGCCAATGTCGCGGACGGTTTGATGGCAGCAATTCTGCGATTGAGTTTCAGCATTGGTTAAATCCAGATGTAGAATGTTCGGTGTATGGCGCTCGTTAGGCGCGGACGCGGACAGATTGTATCTTTCCCGGCGGTTTGAACAAACCGCCTGCTGAGATGCGCTGCTCCGGTTTTCAAATCACACGGCTCAACCGACCTTGAGCTTTGCGCGCAGCCGCTCGATCACGAGTTCGGGGACCAGCTCCGGCAAGCGCTTGCCATATCCTGCGACTTCCTTGATCAGGTGCGAGGAACTGAAGAACAGCCGGGGATTGGAGAACATGAAGACGGTCTCGACGCTCGGGCTCATCTGCTTGTTCATCTGCGCCATCTGCAGCTCGTAATCGAAATCCGTCACGGCGCGCAGCGAACGAATCAACACCTTGGCGCCAATTCGTTCCGCGTAATCGACTGACAGTCCGCTGAACTTGTCCACGCGGGCGCGCGGCTCGAGGTCGCGGATGACTTCGCGGATCATTTCGACGCGTTCGTCGGCGGTAAACAACGCCGCATCCTTGTGCGGATTGTAGGTGACCGCGACGATCACCTCGTCGAAGATCGCGACGCTGCGCCGGATGACGTCAACGTGTCCGTTGTGGATCGGATCGAAGCTGCCGGGATAGACCGCGATCAACGGGGAACGCTCTTTGCCTTTGTTGGTCATTTTCCTGAAGCCATCACTGTACACCCGGCGCCGGATTGAGTCGGCGGTAAAAGGCGATCCGGTGATCGCCGATGGTTGCAACAAATGCGCGCTCATGGGCTTTGGGAGCGGGCGGCGCAGCAGGCGCGCGCTTTGATTGTTCCACTACCACCCATCCGCCGGGCGCGACGAGTTGGAATTCACCAAGCAGCGCCAGGACCTCCGCGCTCATGTCGTCCTTGAACGGCGCGTCAACGAAGACCAGGTCGAAAGACTCCCGCGAGCGCTGGAGTTCGCCGAGCGCGCGACGCACGTCGGACACGACCACGCGGGCGCGGTCGCCTAGTTCAAGCCCGGCAAGATTGGCGCGAATCGCGGCGGCGGCGTCGCGCGAGGAATCCACAAACGTCACGTGTGCGGCGCCGCGCGAGAGCGATTCGATTCCCAGCGAGCCGCTGCCGGCGAAGACGTCGAGCACGCGCACGCCGCCAAGATCCATCCG of Candidatus Binatus sp. contains these proteins:
- a CDS encoding NUDIX hydrolase; the encoded protein is MPRPKCPPIAADIITEIGDKVVLIERRNFPPGWAIPGGFVDFGETVEDAAIREAREEISLEVAIRALLGVYSRPDRDPRGQTITVVYVARASGTPRGADDAKNARLCDPRNPPTPLAFDHAEILADYVRWLDTGEFPAPWSTHCG
- a CDS encoding glycosyltransferase family 87 protein; its protein translation is MAERAGSHNSKPRLLIIRVGAAILAIAAALSFAQRIRAVAHRYDDVDFAIFYGWWTDYSSGGDPWVVQSKKIDLRPGLSRPHYCNYTPFFVEVFSPLARLDQKTAFWIWEAAQMLCLVGAVLMLARANAPPLGAAPTIIVLSLVMLSRQFAGALVAAQVTPMLLALLSASWLCARRERPAAAGLCLALAALLKLYPAGAAGYFLFGRRWRALGWTIGFFAAGVLLTNPFRWSELVTLELPVSYHIVGRAELTVLPFVRKIVAHFAGTTIIAAPFVAVVAITALIDLALLAIAAAATITSRERADLDGLIFGLWIALALLMSPLAWIPETLLLLPAYWFGMLAAWDGFQSREAARQIALIAGAAMLAGCIATALIKAAPHPGFPVLLAAYLSAALIFRARVKMDSPRDETRRLAS
- a CDS encoding pyridoxal phosphate-dependent aminotransferase gives rise to the protein MLKLNRRIAAIKPSATLAADARATEMKLAGIDVISLGAGEPDFDTPERIKEAARKALAAGQTKYTPVSGTAALKNAIKLKLKRDNNLDYEPGEIIASAGCKQAEANVIAALFDEGDEVIIPTPAWVSFAAMVSLAGAESRFVPCPEHSGFLLEPEALRRAITPRTRGIILNSPSNPTGAVYGPEQLTAIARVLLDTGIWVMSDDVYEHIVYDGLAPHLFHLEPRLKSRGIVFNSLSKTYAMTGWRIGFAAGPKEAIAAAGRLQSQNSGNPNSITQAAAIEALTGPQDELKPMLEAFRKRNALVVERVRRIPGFKLPNVPQGAFYVFPNVSELLGSRFGDNEIVDGDGLAAFLLDQAHVSLVGGNDFGAPDHVRISYATSIENLNRAFDRIEGAVVKLKR
- the coaD gene encoding pantetheine-phosphate adenylyltransferase is translated as MTNKGKERSPLIAVYPGSFDPIHNGHVDVIRRSVAIFDEVIVAVTYNPHKDAALFTADERVEMIREVIRDLEPRARVDKFSGLSVDYAERIGAKVLIRSLRAVTDFDYELQMAQMNKQMSPSVETVFMFSNPRLFFSSSHLIKEVAGYGKRLPELVPELVIERLRAKLKVG
- the rsmD gene encoding 16S rRNA (guanine(966)-N(2))-methyltransferase RsmD is translated as MALADSTKPRSRIRSKYASKKSDAMRIIAGQAHGRRLKAPRGLHTRPTSARARESIFSRLAVRMDLGGVRVLDVFAGSGSLGIESLSRGAAHVTFVDSSRDAAAAIRANLAGLELGDRARVVVSDVRRALGELQRSRESFDLVFVDAPFKDDMSAEVLALLGEFQLVAPGGWVVVEQSKRAPAAPPAPKAHERAFVATIGDHRIAFYRRLNPAPGVQ